A region of Leptidea sinapis chromosome 4, ilLepSina1.1, whole genome shotgun sequence DNA encodes the following proteins:
- the LOC126979840 gene encoding dynein light chain roadblock-type 2-like, whose product MANEADETVRKLSSHKGVVGVVVVNGEGIPIKSTLDNHVSVQYAGLMGSLIDKAKAVVRDLDPTNDLTFLRIRSKKSEVMVAPDKDFILIVVQTPIE is encoded by the coding sequence ATGGCAAACGAAGCCGACGAAACTGTAAGAAAGCTTTCATCGCACAAAGGTGTTGTAGGTGTTGTCGTTGTAAATGGTGAAGGGATACCAATAAAGTCGACTTTAGACAACCATGTGTCCGTCCAATACGCCGGTCTAATGGGATCATTAATCGACAAAGCGAAAGCAGTTGTAAGAGACTTGGATCCAACAAACGATCTGACCTTCCTTAGAATACGAAGCAAGAAAAGCGAGGTTATGGTTGCACCTGATAAAGACTTTATCTTAATAGTTGTTCAAACTCCTATTGAATGA